The Pseudodesulfovibrio senegalensis nucleotide sequence GCTTGGTGCAATGTGTCGCTGTCCGACTGCGCGTCAGCGCAACCCAAAGACCGAAAGGCTTGTCCATTTCGTTGTTGTGCTGATGCACAATAACACACCGCAAAAGCATCTTTATTGAAGGTTTCGCCCTCTAGGGCGACCTTCTTTTTCTGCTGGCGCAGAGAAAAAGAAGGCAAAAAGCTGCGCTTGACCCTCAACAGCCTGTAAAATTGAGCCATCCTCCGTTCGTTTAAGCGAGGTTCGGGGGAAAGCGACCAATTAACTGACGAAAAGAAGACGAGTCAGCAGAACGAGTAAACGCGTTATGCTGTCGCACAGGGTAAGGGCACGTACTCGCAGCGACTGTATGACGGCCCGCAGGCGATTGCAGCGGGTTGCGGCGAGGGCTTTCAGTGGCGACGGGTAAAAAGAATTTTTTGCCTCCTTATTTATCCTTAAAAAAGAAAATCGCCCGAGGGGGCGAGACCCCTCAAGCAAAAAAGTTACGGCTTTGTCCGACTGCGCGTCAGTGCAACCGCCTCATAAACAAACTATGAAAAAACTTACCCTCTGCGCGTAAACGCAACGCACAAACTCCGCCGCAACCCCGCTATCGTGCCCCTTCCGCGCCCCTTGCCCTTTGACAATCGCACCCGGATGGAATAACCAAATTCGTTTCCCACGGCGCAATCTTTATATGTACTGGATGAAATAATGGCGAAGATTCAAAAGATCAAAGGTTTTGCGGACATGTTCCCCAAGGATGCGGGAGTGTTCACCTTTCTGGAAAATACGGCCCGCGAGGTCTTCGGACGCTACGGATTCGGCGAATTGCGCCTGCCCGTGCTGGAAAAGACCGAACTCTTTGCCAAATCCATCGGCGAGGACACGGACGTGGTGGGCAAGGAAATGTACACCTTCCCGGACCGCAAGGGCCGCTCCCTGACCATGCGCCCCGAGGCCACGGCAGGCATGGTACGCGCCTTCATCGAGTCCAAGGAACACCAGCCCGGCAGGATCAGCAAGTATTTCGCCACCGGCCCCATGTTCCGCTACGAGCGGCCGCAAAAGGGCCGTTTGCGCCAGTTCCACCAGCTGGACGTGGAAATTTTCGGTGCGCCCGAGGCTGCGGCGGACGCGGAACTCATCCTCATGCTCAAGACGTTTCTGAACGCCATCGGGCTTTCCAAGCTGAGCATCGAGCTGAATTCGCTGGGCTGCCACGAATGCCGCCCGGCCTACCGGCAGGCCCTCGTGGACTACTACCACTCCAAGAACAGGGAGGAATTCTGCGAAGACTGCCGTCGACGCATGGACACCAATCCCATGCGCGTGCTGGACTGCAAGGTTCCGGCCTGCAAGGAGCTGGTCAAGGACGCCCCGAGCATCGGCGACCACCTGTGCGGGGAATGCCGGGAACACTTTGCGGACGTGCGCGCCATTCTGGACGGAGCGGGCGTGGCCTATGAGCTGAACCCGCGCCTTGTCCGCGGATTGGACTATTACGTGCGCACCACCTTCGAGGTGGTCAGCAACGACATCGGCTCCCAGACCGCGGTTGCGGGCGGCGGCCGCTATGACGGGCTGGTGCGCAACCTCGGCGGACCGGACTGTCCGGGCACGGGCTTTGCCTGCGGCATGGAGCGCCTTGCCCTGCTGCTGGGCGAGCTCGAACAGCAGGCCCCGGATTTCTACCTCGCGGTGGTGGACAAGAACGCGGCCAATCAGGCCATGCTCTTTGCCCAGCAACTGCGCGACAAAGGCCTGCGCGGCGAGGTCAGCTATGCGGGCGGTTCCATGAAGAGCCGCATGCGCGCGGCCAACAAGAGCAATGCCGCCACCTGCCTGATCATCGGACAGGACGAATTCGAAAACAGGGCGGTCACGGTCAAGGACATGGCCGGGGACGCCGAACAATACACCACGAGCCAACAAGAATACATCAATAGCCTCTAGCAAGTGCACCGGCGTACCGGTCCGGCGACAATCAGAACGCCGCGCTTGCGACACGCATACCACGAATCACGAGGCATAAAAGGAGTGACCATGTCGGAACATCAGGATGAACGCGACTACGACGAATACCGAGTCATTGAAGACCTTGGCGGCTGGCAGCGCAGCCACCACAACAATGAGCTCACGGCGGCCAATATCGGCGAGTCGGTCACCCTCATGGGCTGGGTGCAGTTCCGGCGTGACCACGGCGGCCTGATCTTCATCGACCTGCGCGACCGCGAGGGCCTGACCCAGGTGGTCTTCAGCCCGGAACAGGACGGCGATGCGCATGAACGCGCGCACGCCCTGCGCACGGAATACGTGCTGGCCATCAAGGGCACGGTACGCCCCCGGCCCGAAGGCATGGCCAATGCCGGGCTGGTCACCGGCGAGATCGAGGTGGTGGTCGAGGAATACAAGCTGCTCAACACCTCGGACACCCCGCCGTTCACCATCGAGGACCGCGTGGAAGCCGGCGAAAACCTGCGCCTCAAGTACCGTTTTCTGGACCTGCGCCGCCCGAACCTTGCCAAGAATTTCAAGCTGCGCCACAAGGCCGCACAGGCCGTGCGCCGCTATCTGGACGACATCGGATTCCTTGAAGTGGAAACCCCGGTGCTGACCAAGTCCACCCCGGAAGGCGCGCGCGACTTTCTGGTGCCCAGCCGCGTGAACCAGGGCCAGTTCTACGCCCTGCCCCAGTCCCCGCAGCTGTTCAAGCAGATGCTCATGGTCTCGGGCATGGACCGCTACTACCAGATCGTGAAATGCTTCCGCGACGAGGACCTGCGCGCCGACCGCCAGCCCGAGTTCACCCAGATCGACATCGAGATGAGCTTCGTGAACGAGCAGATGGTGCAGGACATGGCCGAAGGGCTGGTAACCAGCGTCTTCAAAAACACGCTGGGCAAGGAACTGCCCACCCCGTTCCCGCGCATGACCTATGCGGACGCCATGCGGGACTACGGCGTGGACAAGCCGGACGTGCGT carries:
- the hisS gene encoding histidine--tRNA ligase — its product is MAKIQKIKGFADMFPKDAGVFTFLENTAREVFGRYGFGELRLPVLEKTELFAKSIGEDTDVVGKEMYTFPDRKGRSLTMRPEATAGMVRAFIESKEHQPGRISKYFATGPMFRYERPQKGRLRQFHQLDVEIFGAPEAAADAELILMLKTFLNAIGLSKLSIELNSLGCHECRPAYRQALVDYYHSKNREEFCEDCRRRMDTNPMRVLDCKVPACKELVKDAPSIGDHLCGECREHFADVRAILDGAGVAYELNPRLVRGLDYYVRTTFEVVSNDIGSQTAVAGGGRYDGLVRNLGGPDCPGTGFACGMERLALLLGELEQQAPDFYLAVVDKNAANQAMLFAQQLRDKGLRGEVSYAGGSMKSRMRAANKSNAATCLIIGQDEFENRAVTVKDMAGDAEQYTTSQQEYINSL
- the aspS gene encoding aspartate--tRNA ligase is translated as MSEHQDERDYDEYRVIEDLGGWQRSHHNNELTAANIGESVTLMGWVQFRRDHGGLIFIDLRDREGLTQVVFSPEQDGDAHERAHALRTEYVLAIKGTVRPRPEGMANAGLVTGEIEVVVEEYKLLNTSDTPPFTIEDRVEAGENLRLKYRFLDLRRPNLAKNFKLRHKAAQAVRRYLDDIGFLEVETPVLTKSTPEGARDFLVPSRVNQGQFYALPQSPQLFKQMLMVSGMDRYYQIVKCFRDEDLRADRQPEFTQIDIEMSFVNEQMVQDMAEGLVTSVFKNTLGKELPTPFPRMTYADAMRDYGVDKPDVRFDLKLQEVTDIFTGGGFKVFASAELVKVMRVPGGAELSRKEIDEYTKFVEIYGSKGLAWIKVKEDGEWQSPIVKFFSDDERAALAERTGAQPGDILFFQAGQADIANAALGNLRCKLGERLGLIDESAFAPLWITDFPLLEWDADEKRHVARHHPFTSARPEQMDVLESEPGNAIARAYDLVLNGFEVGGGSIRIHTPEQQEIMFKALGIGEEEAREKFGFLMDALRFGAPPHGGIAFGLDRLIMILCGAKSIREVIAFPKTQKATCLMTEAPGEVASKQLRELGIRLREKVQE